In a genomic window of Primulina huaijiensis isolate GDHJ02 unplaced genomic scaffold, ASM1229523v2 scaffold26743, whole genome shotgun sequence:
- the LOC140967721 gene encoding protein STICHEL-like 2 isoform X1 encodes MQEFNIGQERISENVGHWNFQLLRCYSLRKGDTLCFISTMDVRRHSVDVPISRALIALKRVRSLRDPSTNSMSKLSSLVDSINWEKNLNNPIVLGVENGHKEGNIENNLSVLRRSRLFLWEERHVSDDELYRVIRRTDSRLVSRETLGDSIEKTGLTTEKSTCVDGSDASSLSQEIWCKSTTLSESYCKNCRDKELELECRTPSSYRAEGGGSHDEPEVVSKQAEKKSFGGSTRKCWRRKCENLSRVTDDDDIVDHVGCQCFAVSDHKREVSRHRRSLAGNKDGGVTEFGYEGCGINSCWSRTLKLRDSNVPHEVEEQILLLGNSGQALSTEENLDWKCKSEYFSRYQDSPRNLCQKFLPKSFNDLVGQNMVTRSLLNAISQGQIASSYLFHGPRGIGKTSASRIFAAALNCLSPEFDKPCGLCHDCILFLSGKSRDVREVDSAKINKAEKLRILINDADIPPVFSRFKVYIIDECHLLRGETWDTIMNKLEELRRQIVFIMVTPELDKLPRRAITKSQKYHFQKLKDVDIAIRLEKICAREGLEFDRDALNLVATKSNGSLREAEMMLDQLSLLGKKINVPLVYEANGVVSDDELLDLLYLALSSDASNTVIRARELMGLRIDPLQLVSQLANLIMDILAGKCPVGVSEVRRKLFDMHKSEADMQQLSHALKILSEAEKQLRMSKNQTTWLTAALLQLSSANMSYDDGNPRLSPRSLHPQGDFCSTSSTGECLKHLVTFASGNAVSGKTGTRDGGVTLELVWRRATKMCRPRSFKKFLQNRGKLVSVRLTTLGIAVAELEFTNPKYVRKTEKSWKMIASALQHLLGYNVELRINLANNAANKHVMFKKPSFSFFSCSRRVHLRSQFLAENGSNPWESFDLTPIIRPSNKSVEMCSHECESRISFTRCHREEMVKTIRNTDGNTLSIGVDTPRPQRALPRSTERKNRMGAVPVNKEINSGCLDSMILKPDILLRSRKPWKLPCWRAATFPFRKVSINSCGNLSFL; translated from the exons ATGCAGGAGTTTAATATTGGTCAAGAACGTATTA GTGAAAATGTTGGCCACTGGAATTTTCAACTTTTGCGGTGTTATTCACTGAGAAAAGGCGATACATTGTGCTTCATTTCTA CAATGGATGTACGGCGGCATTCTGTTGATGTTCCTATATCAAGAGCACTGATAGCACTTAAGAGAGTGAGGTCTCTGCGGGATCCATCTACGAACTCTATGAGCAAATTATCTTCCCTAGTTGACAGCATTAATtgggaaaagaatttaaataatcCCATTGTTTTGGGAGTTGAAAATGGCCACAAAGAAGGCAATATTGAAAACAATCTTTCTGTATTGAGAAGATCAAGATTATTCTTGTGGGAGGAACGGCATGTGAGTGATGATGAGCTGTATAGAGTTATAAGACGCACCGATTCAAGATTAGTCTCTCGAGAAACTTTAGGAGACTCAATTGAAAAAACAGGACTGACAACTGAAAAGTCCACGTGTGTTGATGGCTCAGATGCTAGTTCCTTGAGCCAGGAAATTTGGTGTAAGAGCACAACATTGAGCGAAAGTTATTGCAAAAACTGCAGAGACAAAGAATTGGAATTGGAGTGTAGAACACCATCCAGTTACCGGGCCGAAGGTGGGGGTTCACATGATGAACCTGAAGTAGTATCAAAGCAAGCAGAAAAGAAAAGTTTTGGAGGCTCAACGAGGAAATGCTGGCGTAGAAAGTGTGAAAATTTGTCTAGAGTGACAGATGATGATGATATTGTGGATCATGTAGGTTGTCAGTGCTTTGCTGTTAGTGATCACAAGAGGGAAGTTTCGAGGCACCGAAGGTCATTAGCTGGAAATAAAGATGGTGGTGTAACGGAGTTTGGTTATGAAGGATGTGGGATTAACAGCTGTTGGTCAAGGACCTTGAAACTTAGGGATTCTAATGTTCCTCATGAAGTGGAAGAACAAATTCTTTTGTTGGGAAATTCAGGGCAAGCACTATCAACTGAAGAGAACCTGGATTGGAAGTGCAAGAGTGAATATTTTTCCCGGTATCAGGATAGTCCTAGGAATCTCTGTCAAAAGTTTCTTCCAAAATCATTTAATGACTTGGTGGGGCAAAACATGGTGACAAGGTCTCTTTTGAATGCCATCTCTCAAGGTCAGATAGCTTCCTCGTATCTGTTTCATGGTCCACGTGGAATAGGTAAGACATCCGCATCAAGGATATTTGCTGCTGCGCTAAATTGTCTCTCTCCTGAGTTTGATAAACCGTGTGGCTTGTGCCATGATTGCATATTATTCTTATCTGGAAAGAGTCGAGATGTCAGGGAAGTGGATTCTGCAAAAATCAACAAAGCAGAAAAGTTACGGATTCTTATTAATGATGCAGATATCCCTCCAGTTTTCTCACGATTTAAGGTTTATATTATAGATGAGTGTCACTTGTTGCGAGGGGAAACATGGGATACCATAATGAACAAGCTCGAGGAGCTTCGTCGACAAATTGTTTTCATTATGGTCACTCCTGAACTTGATAAGCTGCCTCGTCGTGCGATAACTAAATCTCAGAAATACCATTTTCAGAAGCTAAAAGATGTTGACATCGCCATCAGGTTAGAGAAAATATGTGCAAGAGAAGGTCTTGAATTTGATCGGGATGCACTAAACTTAGTTGCTACTAAGTCAAATGGTTCGCTGCGTGAAGCAGAGATGatgcttgatcagttgagttTGCTCGGAAAAAAGATTAATGTGCCATTGGTTTATGAAGCA AATGGAGTTGTCTCTGATGATGAGTTGCTGGATTTGTTGTATTTGGCATTATCATCTGATGCTTCAAATACAGTCATAAGAGCCAGAGAGTTAATGGGATTGCGGATAGATCCGTTGCAACTTGTATCACAATTGGCAAATCTCATAATGGATATTCTTGCAGGCAAATGCCCTGTAGGTGTATCAGAAGTCAGAAGGAAGCTTTTTGACATGCACAAGT CTGAAGCTGACATGCAACAGCTAAGTCACGCACTAAAAATACTCTCCGAAGCTGAGAAACAGTTAAGAATGTCCAAGAACCAGACAACATGGCTCACTGCAGCTCTTCTACAGTTAAGTTCTGCCAACATGTCATACGATGACGGTAATCCAAGGTTGAGTCCTAGATCACTACACCCACAAG GTGATTTCTGCAGTACATCATCAACTGGGGAGTGTTTGAAGCATCTTGTAACATTTGCAAGTGGAAATGCTGTATCTGGGAAAACAGGGACTCGGGATGGTGGGGTAACATTGGAGTTGGTTTGGAGGAGAGCCACTAAAATGTGTCGGCCCcgttcttttaaaaaattcctCCAAAATCGGGGAAAGCTGGTGTCTGTTCGTCTCACCACCCTAG GCATAGCAGTGGCAGAGTTGGAGTTTACTAATCCTAAATATGTACGTAAGACTGAAAAGTCATGGAAAATGATTGCTAGTGCACTTCAGCATTTGCTCGGTTATAATGTGGAACTGAGaataaatcttgccaataatgCTGCAAACAAACATGTGATGTTCAAGAAGCCATCTTTCAGTTTTTTCAGTTGCTCACGTAGAGTGCATCTTAGGTCACAGTTTTTGGCAGAAAATGGAAGCAATCCTTGGGAAAGTTTTGATTTAACTCCAATAATCAGGCCTAGCAATAAGAGTGTTGAGATGTGTTCACATGAGTGCGAGTCTCGAATTTCATTCACACGTTGCCATAGAGAAGAGATGGTGAAGACCATACGGAACACTGATGGAAACACTCTAAGCATTGGTGTAGATACCCCCAGGCCCCAGAGAGCATTGCCTCGTAGCACAGAAAGAAAGAATCGAATGGGTGCTGTTCCTGTGAACAAGGAAATCAACAGCGGATGCCTGGATTCAATGATCTTGAAGCCAGATATTCTGCTAAG ATCGAGGAAGCCTTGGAAATTGCCTTGTTGGAGAGCGGCCACATTCCCATTCCGTAAGGTATCTATCAATTCTTGTGGAAACCTTTCATTTTTGTGA
- the LOC140967721 gene encoding protein STICHEL-like 2 isoform X2 encodes MDVRRHSVDVPISRALIALKRVRSLRDPSTNSMSKLSSLVDSINWEKNLNNPIVLGVENGHKEGNIENNLSVLRRSRLFLWEERHVSDDELYRVIRRTDSRLVSRETLGDSIEKTGLTTEKSTCVDGSDASSLSQEIWCKSTTLSESYCKNCRDKELELECRTPSSYRAEGGGSHDEPEVVSKQAEKKSFGGSTRKCWRRKCENLSRVTDDDDIVDHVGCQCFAVSDHKREVSRHRRSLAGNKDGGVTEFGYEGCGINSCWSRTLKLRDSNVPHEVEEQILLLGNSGQALSTEENLDWKCKSEYFSRYQDSPRNLCQKFLPKSFNDLVGQNMVTRSLLNAISQGQIASSYLFHGPRGIGKTSASRIFAAALNCLSPEFDKPCGLCHDCILFLSGKSRDVREVDSAKINKAEKLRILINDADIPPVFSRFKVYIIDECHLLRGETWDTIMNKLEELRRQIVFIMVTPELDKLPRRAITKSQKYHFQKLKDVDIAIRLEKICAREGLEFDRDALNLVATKSNGSLREAEMMLDQLSLLGKKINVPLVYEANGVVSDDELLDLLYLALSSDASNTVIRARELMGLRIDPLQLVSQLANLIMDILAGKCPVGVSEVRRKLFDMHKSEADMQQLSHALKILSEAEKQLRMSKNQTTWLTAALLQLSSANMSYDDGNPRLSPRSLHPQGDFCSTSSTGECLKHLVTFASGNAVSGKTGTRDGGVTLELVWRRATKMCRPRSFKKFLQNRGKLVSVRLTTLGIAVAELEFTNPKYVRKTEKSWKMIASALQHLLGYNVELRINLANNAANKHVMFKKPSFSFFSCSRRVHLRSQFLAENGSNPWESFDLTPIIRPSNKSVEMCSHECESRISFTRCHREEMVKTIRNTDGNTLSIGVDTPRPQRALPRSTERKNRMGAVPVNKEINSGCLDSMILKPDILLRSRKPWKLPCWRAATFPFRKVSINSCGNLSFL; translated from the exons ATGGATGTACGGCGGCATTCTGTTGATGTTCCTATATCAAGAGCACTGATAGCACTTAAGAGAGTGAGGTCTCTGCGGGATCCATCTACGAACTCTATGAGCAAATTATCTTCCCTAGTTGACAGCATTAATtgggaaaagaatttaaataatcCCATTGTTTTGGGAGTTGAAAATGGCCACAAAGAAGGCAATATTGAAAACAATCTTTCTGTATTGAGAAGATCAAGATTATTCTTGTGGGAGGAACGGCATGTGAGTGATGATGAGCTGTATAGAGTTATAAGACGCACCGATTCAAGATTAGTCTCTCGAGAAACTTTAGGAGACTCAATTGAAAAAACAGGACTGACAACTGAAAAGTCCACGTGTGTTGATGGCTCAGATGCTAGTTCCTTGAGCCAGGAAATTTGGTGTAAGAGCACAACATTGAGCGAAAGTTATTGCAAAAACTGCAGAGACAAAGAATTGGAATTGGAGTGTAGAACACCATCCAGTTACCGGGCCGAAGGTGGGGGTTCACATGATGAACCTGAAGTAGTATCAAAGCAAGCAGAAAAGAAAAGTTTTGGAGGCTCAACGAGGAAATGCTGGCGTAGAAAGTGTGAAAATTTGTCTAGAGTGACAGATGATGATGATATTGTGGATCATGTAGGTTGTCAGTGCTTTGCTGTTAGTGATCACAAGAGGGAAGTTTCGAGGCACCGAAGGTCATTAGCTGGAAATAAAGATGGTGGTGTAACGGAGTTTGGTTATGAAGGATGTGGGATTAACAGCTGTTGGTCAAGGACCTTGAAACTTAGGGATTCTAATGTTCCTCATGAAGTGGAAGAACAAATTCTTTTGTTGGGAAATTCAGGGCAAGCACTATCAACTGAAGAGAACCTGGATTGGAAGTGCAAGAGTGAATATTTTTCCCGGTATCAGGATAGTCCTAGGAATCTCTGTCAAAAGTTTCTTCCAAAATCATTTAATGACTTGGTGGGGCAAAACATGGTGACAAGGTCTCTTTTGAATGCCATCTCTCAAGGTCAGATAGCTTCCTCGTATCTGTTTCATGGTCCACGTGGAATAGGTAAGACATCCGCATCAAGGATATTTGCTGCTGCGCTAAATTGTCTCTCTCCTGAGTTTGATAAACCGTGTGGCTTGTGCCATGATTGCATATTATTCTTATCTGGAAAGAGTCGAGATGTCAGGGAAGTGGATTCTGCAAAAATCAACAAAGCAGAAAAGTTACGGATTCTTATTAATGATGCAGATATCCCTCCAGTTTTCTCACGATTTAAGGTTTATATTATAGATGAGTGTCACTTGTTGCGAGGGGAAACATGGGATACCATAATGAACAAGCTCGAGGAGCTTCGTCGACAAATTGTTTTCATTATGGTCACTCCTGAACTTGATAAGCTGCCTCGTCGTGCGATAACTAAATCTCAGAAATACCATTTTCAGAAGCTAAAAGATGTTGACATCGCCATCAGGTTAGAGAAAATATGTGCAAGAGAAGGTCTTGAATTTGATCGGGATGCACTAAACTTAGTTGCTACTAAGTCAAATGGTTCGCTGCGTGAAGCAGAGATGatgcttgatcagttgagttTGCTCGGAAAAAAGATTAATGTGCCATTGGTTTATGAAGCA AATGGAGTTGTCTCTGATGATGAGTTGCTGGATTTGTTGTATTTGGCATTATCATCTGATGCTTCAAATACAGTCATAAGAGCCAGAGAGTTAATGGGATTGCGGATAGATCCGTTGCAACTTGTATCACAATTGGCAAATCTCATAATGGATATTCTTGCAGGCAAATGCCCTGTAGGTGTATCAGAAGTCAGAAGGAAGCTTTTTGACATGCACAAGT CTGAAGCTGACATGCAACAGCTAAGTCACGCACTAAAAATACTCTCCGAAGCTGAGAAACAGTTAAGAATGTCCAAGAACCAGACAACATGGCTCACTGCAGCTCTTCTACAGTTAAGTTCTGCCAACATGTCATACGATGACGGTAATCCAAGGTTGAGTCCTAGATCACTACACCCACAAG GTGATTTCTGCAGTACATCATCAACTGGGGAGTGTTTGAAGCATCTTGTAACATTTGCAAGTGGAAATGCTGTATCTGGGAAAACAGGGACTCGGGATGGTGGGGTAACATTGGAGTTGGTTTGGAGGAGAGCCACTAAAATGTGTCGGCCCcgttcttttaaaaaattcctCCAAAATCGGGGAAAGCTGGTGTCTGTTCGTCTCACCACCCTAG GCATAGCAGTGGCAGAGTTGGAGTTTACTAATCCTAAATATGTACGTAAGACTGAAAAGTCATGGAAAATGATTGCTAGTGCACTTCAGCATTTGCTCGGTTATAATGTGGAACTGAGaataaatcttgccaataatgCTGCAAACAAACATGTGATGTTCAAGAAGCCATCTTTCAGTTTTTTCAGTTGCTCACGTAGAGTGCATCTTAGGTCACAGTTTTTGGCAGAAAATGGAAGCAATCCTTGGGAAAGTTTTGATTTAACTCCAATAATCAGGCCTAGCAATAAGAGTGTTGAGATGTGTTCACATGAGTGCGAGTCTCGAATTTCATTCACACGTTGCCATAGAGAAGAGATGGTGAAGACCATACGGAACACTGATGGAAACACTCTAAGCATTGGTGTAGATACCCCCAGGCCCCAGAGAGCATTGCCTCGTAGCACAGAAAGAAAGAATCGAATGGGTGCTGTTCCTGTGAACAAGGAAATCAACAGCGGATGCCTGGATTCAATGATCTTGAAGCCAGATATTCTGCTAAG ATCGAGGAAGCCTTGGAAATTGCCTTGTTGGAGAGCGGCCACATTCCCATTCCGTAAGGTATCTATCAATTCTTGTGGAAACCTTTCATTTTTGTGA